A window of the Lactuca sativa cultivar Salinas chromosome 5, Lsat_Salinas_v11, whole genome shotgun sequence genome harbors these coding sequences:
- the LOC111885329 gene encoding photosynthetic NDH subunit of subcomplex B 4, chloroplastic — translation MAEAIMSFKMINPHIRYKPSLQTTRLDSNPFSKSLRQFSGSKFVNGLHLHSIGEDSNKSRLKALPHLTLMAVLVEHMEGQRDLITHKSIWHLSDQSIKNVYTFYIMFTVWGCCFFGSTKDPYYDSEHYRKDGGDGTGHWVYEKQEDIEEKARSELWREELIEEIEKKVGGLRELEEAKEEELVK, via the exons ATGGCAGAAGCAATTATGAGCTTCAAAATGATCAATCCTCACATCCGTTATAAGCCCTCTTTGCAGACAACAAGATTGGACTCGAATCCATTTTCAAAATCA CTCAGGCAGTTTTCAGGCTCAAAATTCGTCAATGGCTTACATCTG CATTCAATTGGTGAAGATAGTAACAAGAGTAGATTGAAAGCTCTACCACATTTGACATTAATGGCGGTTTTAGTTGAGCACATGGAAGGCCAAAGAGACCTCATCACCCACAAATCCATATGGCATCTCAGCGATCAATCCATTAAGAACGTTT ATACATTCTACATCATGTTTACTGTTTGGGGATGTTGTTTCTTTGGTTCAACAAAG GATCCATATTATGATTCAGAACATTATAGGAAAGATGGAGGAGATGGAACTGGGCATTGGGTGTATGAAAAg CAAGAAGATATAGAAGAAAAGGCGAGATCAGAGTTGTGGCGTGAGGAGTTGATCGAGGAGATTGAGAAGAAGGTGGGAGGGCTACGTGAGTTGGAAGAGGCTAAAGAAGAGGAACTTGTCAAGTGA
- the LOC111885333 gene encoding uncharacterized protein LOC111885333: MHSLVQLVQNNEINVLYQSPVFNDIYLGKLHDVPFQANGVAYKHGYYLTGDIYPPLSVFVKSFTCHNDPKRKKFKEAQESARKDVERTFGVLKRRWQTKEERYADTTKIKFCQMSKEEPLPPLEFPHDDLFDDLDEDSDMFVESEDSDDESDAGENDEDDQDDDEDDEGNDEHDDSE, encoded by the exons ATGCATTCTTTGGTCCAGCTGGTGCAAAACAATGAAATCAATGTGTTATACCAGTCGCCGGTATTCAACGATATCTACCTTGGAAAGTTGCATGATGTACCTTTTCAAGCAAATGGGGTAGCATATAAGCATGGATACTATCTTACTGGCGATATATATCCTCCCTTGTCTGTTTTTGTGAAATCGTTTACATGTCATAATGACCCGAAAAGAAAAAAGTTTAAAGAGGCGCAAGAGTCAGCTAGGAAGGATGTGGAGCGAACATTTGGTGTACTTAAGAGACGTTGGCAA acGAAGGAAGAGCGATATGCCGATACAACAAAAATTAAGTTTTGCCAAATGTCGAAGGAGGAGCCATTG CCCCCGTTAGAGTTTCCTCACGATGATTTATTTGACGATTTAGATGAGGATTCTGATATGTTCGTCGAGAGTGAAGATTCTGATGACGAGAGTGACGCCGGGGAGAATGATGAAGACGATCAAGACGATGACGAGGACGATGAGGGCAATGACGAACACGATGATTCCGAGTGA